From a single Deinobacterium chartae genomic region:
- the rplK gene encoding 50S ribosomal protein L11 has protein sequence MKKVVGLVKLQLPAGKATPAPPVGPALGQHGANIMEFCKAFNAATADKGDAIIPVEITIFADRSFTFITKTPPMSYLIRKASGIAKGSSTPNKTKVGKLSWDQVLEIAKTKMPDLNAGSIEAAANIVAGTARSMGVTIEGAPNA, from the coding sequence ATGAAAAAAGTCGTCGGTTTAGTGAAACTGCAACTGCCGGCGGGCAAGGCCACGCCGGCCCCGCCCGTGGGTCCCGCCCTCGGTCAGCACGGTGCGAACATCATGGAGTTCTGCAAGGCGTTCAATGCCGCCACCGCAGACAAGGGTGACGCGATCATCCCGGTCGAGATCACCATCTTTGCCGATCGCAGCTTCACCTTCATCACCAAGACCCCGCCGATGAGCTACCTCATCCGCAAGGCCAGCGGCATCGCCAAGGGTTCGAGCACGCCCAACAAGACCAAGGTCGGCAAGCTGAGCTGGGACCAGGTCCTGGAGATCGCCAAGACCAAGATGCCCGACCTGAACGCGGGCTCGATCGAGGCCGCCGCCAACATCGTCGCCGGTACCGCCCGCTCCATGGGCGTGACCATCGAGGGGGCCCCCAATGCCTAA